The Pseudomonadota bacterium genome contains the following window.
CCGACGCCGAGCAGAATAGCCGCCACGCTCGGCTGCTCCAGCACCCACCGGGCCGCGACGGTCGCCACGGACACCTGGTTGGCGCTGGCGATCTCATGCAGGAGGTCGAGCAGGCCCAGGTAGGCGTCCCAACCGCCCGCTTCCTCGATGATCAGGCGGTACTTGGTGAGGGAGCGATTGGCCTGCGACGCGCTCGGTGCTACGCCGCGGTAACGATCACCCAGGAATCCACCGGCGAGCACGCCGTAGGGGATGAGCCTCACGTCGCTCTCGCCCGCCAGGGCCGTCATCGCCCGCTCGGGGCGTCGGTCCAGGAGCGAGTACTGGGCCTGCAGGGACACGACCGGTGCCTCGGCATCCACCATGGCGCGCACGTTCGCCGTGTCGAAGTTGGTGAGTCCGAGCAGCCGAATACGGCCCTTAGCCTGCGCCTCCTGCAAGGCCTCGAGCACCATCTCGATGCCGGGCACCTCGTAGCGCCACCAGTGGAACTGCACCAGATCGAGGGTATCCATGCCGAGGCGACGGCGGGAGCGCTCGATCGCCGCCTCCACGTCGGCGGTGCGGAGCGTCTCCAGCGCCGACCGGTCCGGCACGTACTTGGTGTGGATCTGGATCCGGTCAGGATCTGCCAAACGCGCGCGGTAGGCGCCCAGGAGCGTTTCAACGCCCGTGTAGATGTCGGCTCCGTCGAAGGTGGTGAAGCCGTGCTCCACCAAGTCGTCGAAGATGGCGAACACCGCTTGCTGATCCTGCAGCCCGCCGCCGTGATCGGGCGTGAGTTGCCAACAGCCGTTGATCACCTGGGCGATCGAGTAGCCGGGGGCGAGTTCCGTGCGTGGCGCCATGTCAGTCATCGTCACGCGCCGGCGGCAGCGGTACCGCGGTGGTCTCACTGTGGCGGAAGGTGGTGCGCCCGGTGCGCGTGATGCGAAAGCGTGCGCCGCAGTGGGGATCGGGGCAGGCGATCTCGGCGTCGGTGGTCATCCAGTCGTTCTCGTGGGTGATGCGTTGCGTGGCGGGCAGCAGCGGCAGGATGGCCGCGAGCGCGTAGAGGCTGAAGGGTTGGTTCGGCGGGAACACGAGGTTCTCGCCTAGCACCTCGAAGTGATCGCCCGGGTGGTGGGAGCACACCATCGCGTCCTCCTCGCCCACCACTTCTACGCGCAGGTTCCACAGCTCGAAGCGGTCGTCCCGGTGGCTCATGAGCCTTGGGCGCCGAAGCGCTCCAACCACTCCTCCCGCGGACACTCCCAGATCTCGAGCGTCTCGCCCCAGAACTCCCAGCGCCCGCCGCTATCGCGCTCACCGATTTTGCGTGCCACGGCCTTGCTCGCTTCGTTGCCGGGATCGATCACGCTGATGATGCGCGTGAGCTCCGGCTTCTGGGCGAAGATCCACTGCACGCCGGCGATCGCCGCTTCGCTCGCGTAGCCCTTACCCCAGTAGGGTCGCGCGATGGTCCAGCCGCACTCGAGCGCCGGCCAGCCCTCGGGCTGCCACGGCCCCACGCGGCCGACGAACTGGCCCGTGGCCTTCTCCTCCACCGCGAAGAACCCGTAGCCGCGCAGGGCCCAGTGGCCGACCACGGTAGCCATGGAGCGCCAGGCATCCCCGCGCCCCACGCCCTTGCCCTGGGGCGTGATGAAGCGGGCCACCTCATCGTTGGCCATCATCTCGCAGAAGGCGTCCGTGTCGCGGTTTTCAAGGCCGCGCAGGATCAGCCGTTCGGTTTCGATCCGGGGTACCTCGAGCATTGGCGGTCGTCCTCCCTCATCGCTGGCCGCGGGTGCGGTGCTTACTGTAGCGTACCCGCTCCCGGCACCGCTCCCAGGACCGCGCCTGATGACCGACACCGCTGCCCAATCCTCCTTCCGCGCCCTGCGTCGCCTGCTCACCTACGCCCGCAGCTACCGCCGACGGATCACCCTGGCGAGCCTCT
Protein-coding sequences here:
- a CDS encoding aldo/keto reductase, with product MAPRTELAPGYSIAQVINGCWQLTPDHGGGLQDQQAVFAIFDDLVEHGFTTFDGADIYTGVETLLGAYRARLADPDRIQIHTKYVPDRSALETLRTADVEAAIERSRRRLGMDTLDLVQFHWWRYEVPGIEMVLEALQEAQAKGRIRLLGLTNFDTANVRAMVDAEAPVVSLQAQYSLLDRRPERAMTALAGESDVRLIPYGVLAGGFLGDRYRGVAPSASQANRSLTKYRLIIEEAGGWDAYLGLLDLLHEIASANQVSVATVAARWVLEQPSVAAILLGVGSRSRAQENLEIATLELADDERRALQAALATRPIPPGDMFDLERDPHGRHSRIMKTDLNAVAPDGAPS
- a CDS encoding TIGR04076 family protein, which gives rise to MSHRDDRFELWNLRVEVVGEEDAMVCSHHPGDHFEVLGENLVFPPNQPFSLYALAAILPLLPATQRITHENDWMTTDAEIACPDPHCGARFRITRTGRTTFRHSETTAVPLPPARDDD
- a CDS encoding GNAT family N-acetyltransferase, with product MLEVPRIETERLILRGLENRDTDAFCEMMANDEVARFITPQGKGVGRGDAWRSMATVVGHWALRGYGFFAVEEKATGQFVGRVGPWQPEGWPALECGWTIARPYWGKGYASEAAIAGVQWIFAQKPELTRIISVIDPGNEASKAVARKIGERDSGGRWEFWGETLEIWECPREEWLERFGAQGS